From Cellulosimicrobium cellulans, the proteins below share one genomic window:
- a CDS encoding DUF3263 domain-containing protein, whose product MSEAAYVLDGPDAVGDPTVQEDPSSGLSERDQEILAFERQWWKYSGAKEQAVRELFDMTATRYYQVLNALIDSPAALAHDPMLVKRLRRMRSTRQRARTARRLEGL is encoded by the coding sequence ATGAGCGAGGCGGCGTACGTGCTCGACGGACCCGACGCGGTCGGCGACCCGACCGTCCAGGAGGACCCGTCGTCGGGCCTGAGCGAGCGGGACCAGGAGATCCTGGCGTTCGAGCGGCAGTGGTGGAAGTACTCGGGCGCCAAGGAGCAGGCGGTGCGCGAGCTGTTCGACATGACCGCGACGCGCTACTACCAGGTGCTCAACGCGCTCATCGACTCCCCGGCGGCGCTCGCGCACGACCCCATGCTCGTCAAGCGGCTGCGCCGGATGCGTTCGACCAGGCAGCGGGCTCGCACGGCCCGCCGGCTCGAAGGTCTCTGA